A region of Streptomyces sp. NBC_01267 DNA encodes the following proteins:
- a CDS encoding dipeptide/oligopeptide/nickel ABC transporter permease/ATP-binding protein: MFTGRIGLAKRLSRPGIRFRSLPVTSRIALGLLVVVVLAAIFAPLVASDPLATGMPAQSPSGDHWFGTDRVGRDIFARVVYGARYSLMIGLGATAVAVVLGAVIGSFAATSRKWGDESVMRTLDIVMSFPPIALAAVLVTVFGSSVPVLIFTIAFVYVPSLARVVRANVLSQYGEDYVAAEKVIGARRSYIVRRHVAVNCAAPVMVFATVLVAEAIIFEASLSFIGAGVQDPEPSWGNVLSYGRQILLSGGWWATLFPGLVLLITVLALNILSEGLTDASAAPGGARADQVDPAATAAVGAAPAPTPAGQETVEDPDGQAVSGAAADGLAQQAVDQDTVNEALAALAAQVLRTPSRITPVPDTAAELLAVKDLAIRFPDRYGDVKVVDGISFTVHEGETLGLVGESGCGKSITSLAVMGLLARNAEVSGAIEYRGRDLLTMNPKERRSLAGPEIAMVYQDALSSLNPSVLVGTQLKQLTSRGGTKTPAELLELVGLAPERTLRSYPHELSGGQRQRVLIAMALSRSPRLLIADEPTTALDVTVQAQVVELLVQLRDELGFAMVLVSHDLALVGDLAHRIAVMYAGQIAEVGATRPLLTDPAHHYSRGLLGSVTSLETGAERLHQIKGVVPAPKYFGTGCRFASRCPAATELCRTTPPALTDRSADDHGFACHHPAVPALLEKSAR; the protein is encoded by the coding sequence ATGTTCACTGGCCGCATCGGCCTCGCCAAGAGGCTGTCCCGCCCCGGCATCCGCTTCCGCTCCCTGCCGGTCACTTCACGCATCGCCCTCGGCCTGCTCGTCGTTGTCGTGCTCGCCGCGATCTTCGCACCCCTGGTCGCCTCCGACCCGCTCGCCACCGGGATGCCTGCTCAGTCACCCAGCGGTGACCACTGGTTCGGCACCGACCGGGTGGGCCGCGACATCTTCGCACGTGTCGTCTACGGCGCCCGGTACTCACTGATGATCGGACTCGGCGCCACAGCCGTCGCCGTCGTACTCGGCGCGGTCATCGGCTCGTTCGCCGCCACGTCGCGCAAGTGGGGCGACGAATCGGTGATGCGGACCCTGGACATCGTCATGTCCTTCCCGCCGATCGCGCTGGCCGCCGTGCTCGTCACGGTCTTCGGCTCCAGCGTGCCCGTCCTGATCTTCACCATCGCCTTCGTGTACGTCCCGTCGCTGGCCCGCGTGGTCCGCGCCAACGTGCTCTCCCAGTACGGCGAGGACTACGTCGCCGCCGAGAAGGTCATCGGCGCCCGCCGCAGCTACATCGTGCGACGCCACGTGGCGGTCAACTGCGCCGCGCCCGTCATGGTGTTCGCCACCGTGCTCGTCGCCGAAGCCATCATCTTCGAGGCCAGTCTGTCCTTCATCGGCGCCGGTGTGCAGGACCCCGAACCCAGCTGGGGCAACGTCCTCTCCTACGGCCGGCAGATCCTGCTGTCCGGCGGCTGGTGGGCCACCCTCTTCCCCGGGCTCGTCCTGCTGATCACCGTACTGGCCCTCAACATCCTCTCCGAGGGCCTCACCGACGCCTCCGCCGCGCCCGGCGGGGCCAGGGCCGACCAGGTCGATCCCGCAGCCACCGCCGCGGTCGGCGCCGCCCCCGCGCCCACGCCGGCCGGGCAGGAGACGGTCGAAGACCCGGACGGACAGGCCGTATCGGGTGCCGCGGCCGACGGCCTCGCGCAACAGGCCGTGGACCAGGACACCGTGAACGAGGCCCTGGCGGCGCTCGCCGCCCAGGTGCTGCGTACCCCGTCGCGGATCACCCCCGTACCGGACACCGCGGCCGAGCTGCTGGCCGTGAAGGATCTGGCCATCCGCTTCCCGGACCGCTACGGCGACGTCAAGGTCGTGGACGGCATCTCCTTCACCGTCCACGAGGGCGAAACCCTCGGACTGGTCGGCGAGTCCGGGTGCGGCAAGAGCATCACCAGCCTCGCCGTCATGGGCCTGCTGGCGCGCAACGCCGAGGTCAGCGGGGCCATCGAGTACCGCGGCCGGGACCTGCTCACGATGAACCCCAAGGAGCGCCGCTCCCTGGCGGGACCCGAGATCGCGATGGTCTACCAGGACGCGCTCTCCTCGCTCAACCCGTCCGTACTGGTCGGGACCCAGCTCAAGCAGCTCACCTCACGCGGCGGCACCAAGACCCCCGCGGAACTGCTCGAACTGGTCGGTCTCGCACCGGAACGCACCCTCCGCAGCTACCCGCACGAGCTCTCCGGCGGCCAGCGCCAGCGCGTGCTGATCGCCATGGCGCTCTCCCGCAGCCCCCGGCTGCTGATCGCCGACGAACCGACCACCGCGCTCGACGTCACCGTGCAGGCCCAGGTCGTCGAACTCCTGGTCCAGCTGCGCGACGAACTCGGCTTCGCCATGGTCCTGGTCTCCCACGACCTGGCACTGGTCGGCGACCTCGCGCACCGCATCGCGGTGATGTACGCGGGCCAGATCGCCGAAGTGGGCGCCACCCGGCCGCTGCTGACCGATCCCGCGCACCACTACAGCCGCGGACTGCTGGGCTCGGTGACCTCACTGGAGACCGGCGCGGAACGCCTGCACCAGATCAAGGGAGTGGTCCCCGCCCCGAAGTACTTCGGGACCGGCTGCCGCTTCGCCTCCAGGTGCCCGGCGGCCACCGAGCTCTGCCGCACCACGCCCCCTGCCCTGACCGACCGCAGCGCGGACGACCACGGCTTCGCCTGTCACCACCCGGCGGTCCCCGCGCTGCTGGAGAAGAGTGCCCGATGA
- a CDS encoding ABC transporter permease, with product MVAFLRLALRRIAMMPVMILGITLLVFVVLQFSPADPAYNALGESSTAAARAAFAEANGLNDPLPVRYFDFLKDLVHGNLGVTVPPSQQVADRISVAFPLTLQLTLLGLVLAVVLAVLLGVTGAVFRDRWPDQLIRVLSMAGVAVPSFWLGVLLIQQFALRSPIFPTGGYISPADSFSGWLKCMTLPAISLAVPVAASLARLIRTSMVTELDRDYVRTATGNGLPRLLVIRGVLRNALVTPLTVLGIKVGYLLSGAVVIEAIFDLPGMGKLILEGVTGGDVALVQGTVLTIAIAFLVVNVIVDLLYLLVNPRIRTV from the coding sequence ATGGTTGCTTTTCTCCGGCTCGCGTTGCGCCGTATCGCGATGATGCCGGTGATGATTCTCGGCATCACGCTCCTGGTCTTCGTGGTGCTTCAGTTCTCCCCGGCCGATCCGGCCTACAACGCCCTCGGAGAGAGCTCGACTGCTGCCGCCCGCGCCGCGTTCGCCGAGGCCAACGGCCTCAACGACCCGCTGCCGGTACGCTACTTCGACTTTCTGAAAGACCTGGTCCACGGCAATCTCGGCGTGACCGTGCCGCCCAGCCAGCAGGTGGCCGACCGCATCTCGGTGGCCTTCCCGCTCACCCTCCAACTCACCCTGCTGGGCCTCGTGCTGGCCGTCGTCCTCGCGGTGCTCCTGGGTGTGACCGGCGCCGTCTTCCGTGACCGGTGGCCCGACCAGCTGATCCGCGTGCTGTCCATGGCGGGTGTCGCGGTGCCTTCGTTCTGGCTCGGGGTCCTGCTGATCCAGCAGTTCGCCCTGCGCTCCCCGATCTTTCCCACCGGGGGGTACATCAGTCCAGCGGACTCCTTCAGCGGGTGGCTGAAGTGCATGACGCTGCCCGCGATCTCCCTCGCCGTCCCGGTGGCAGCCTCGCTGGCCCGGCTGATCCGTACCTCGATGGTCACCGAACTGGACCGTGACTACGTACGCACCGCCACCGGCAACGGCCTGCCGCGCCTGCTCGTCATCCGCGGTGTCCTGCGCAACGCGCTCGTCACCCCGCTGACCGTGCTCGGCATCAAGGTCGGATATCTGCTCAGCGGCGCGGTCGTCATCGAGGCGATCTTCGACCTTCCGGGCATGGGCAAGCTGATCCTCGAAGGCGTCACCGGCGGGGACGTGGCGCTGGTGCAGGGCACTGTCCTCACGATCGCCATCGCGTTCCTTGTCGTCAACGTCATCGTCGACCTGCTCTACCTGCTGGTCAACCCGCGTATCAGGACGGTGTGA
- a CDS encoding ABC transporter substrate-binding protein: MSQKTPARVDRRSFLRFAGAVGAAAAFTGTLAACGGPASTKGTSASSGDKTTIEAGISYALSTGFDPMTSSGATPVAANWHVFEGLVDLDPVTLVARPALSTKMPTKIDATTYHATLRDGATFHDGSAVTPEDVVFSFERILDVKNASLMAQFLPFLKSVKAVDAKTVEFKLKYAFALFPSRISVAKIVPKKIVQADQKGFDAKPVGSGPYKLVSATREDKIVFKKHAAYNGHYPAKAENMVWNLVSDASARVSAMQSGRVQAIEDVPYIDMAGLEKKSKVESAQSFGQLFLMFNCTKAPYTDKRVRQALHYALDTQKIITTAMGGGATAASGYLQTTHPDYRKASTVYTYDKAKAQQLLKDAGVKGLKVKLLLTDTSWVQDIAPLVKECWDAVGVQTTLDIGQSSAQYAKVDQGDFEVLVAPGDPSVFGNDVDLLMRWFYVGTWPESRFHWSGTAEAKKVVKLLDEAAQATDEAKRKDLWGQVTDIVAEQAPLYPILHRKLPTAWDDSALSGFKPVPTTGLSFLDVARA; this comes from the coding sequence GTGTCTCAGAAGACACCTGCCAGAGTCGACCGCCGTAGCTTCCTGCGCTTCGCCGGGGCGGTGGGTGCCGCCGCCGCATTCACGGGCACTCTCGCCGCCTGTGGCGGCCCCGCCTCGACGAAGGGCACCTCCGCCTCGTCGGGTGACAAGACCACGATCGAAGCCGGCATCTCGTACGCGCTGTCCACCGGCTTCGACCCGATGACCTCCTCCGGTGCCACCCCGGTGGCGGCCAACTGGCATGTCTTCGAAGGCCTGGTCGACCTCGACCCGGTCACACTGGTCGCCCGGCCCGCGCTCTCCACCAAGATGCCGACGAAGATCGACGCCACGACGTACCACGCCACACTGCGTGACGGCGCCACCTTCCACGACGGCTCGGCCGTCACGCCCGAGGACGTCGTCTTCAGCTTCGAGCGCATCCTGGACGTCAAGAACGCCTCGCTGATGGCGCAGTTCCTGCCGTTCCTGAAGAGCGTCAAGGCGGTGGACGCCAAGACCGTCGAGTTCAAGCTCAAGTACGCGTTCGCGCTCTTCCCCTCGCGCATATCGGTCGCCAAGATCGTCCCGAAGAAGATCGTCCAGGCCGACCAGAAGGGCTTCGACGCCAAGCCGGTCGGGTCCGGTCCCTACAAGCTCGTCTCCGCGACGCGCGAGGACAAGATCGTCTTCAAGAAGCACGCGGCCTACAACGGCCATTACCCGGCCAAGGCCGAGAACATGGTGTGGAACCTGGTCTCCGACGCCTCCGCCCGGGTCAGCGCCATGCAGTCCGGCCGCGTCCAGGCGATCGAGGACGTTCCCTACATCGACATGGCCGGGCTGGAGAAGAAGTCCAAGGTCGAGTCGGCGCAGTCCTTCGGCCAGCTCTTCCTGATGTTCAACTGCACCAAGGCGCCGTACACCGACAAGCGGGTCCGGCAGGCCCTGCACTACGCCCTGGACACCCAGAAGATCATCACCACCGCGATGGGCGGCGGCGCGACGGCGGCCTCCGGGTACCTGCAGACCACGCACCCCGACTACCGCAAGGCCTCCACGGTCTACACGTACGACAAGGCCAAGGCCCAGCAGCTGCTGAAGGACGCCGGCGTCAAGGGCCTCAAGGTGAAGCTGCTCCTGACCGACACCTCCTGGGTCCAGGACATCGCCCCGCTGGTCAAGGAGTGCTGGGACGCCGTCGGCGTCCAGACAACCCTGGACATCGGCCAGTCCTCCGCGCAGTACGCCAAGGTCGACCAGGGCGACTTCGAGGTGCTCGTCGCGCCCGGCGACCCGTCGGTGTTCGGCAACGACGTGGACCTGCTGATGCGCTGGTTCTACGTGGGCACCTGGCCCGAGTCCCGGTTCCACTGGTCCGGCACCGCCGAGGCCAAGAAGGTCGTCAAGCTGCTCGACGAGGCGGCGCAGGCCACCGACGAGGCGAAGCGCAAGGACCTGTGGGGGCAGGTCACGGACATCGTCGCCGAGCAGGCCCCGCTCTACCCGATCCTGCACCGCAAGCTGCCCACCGCCTGGGACGACAGCGCGCTCTCCGGCTTCAAGCCGGTTCCCACCACCGGTCTGTCCTTCCTGGACGTCGCCCGCGCCTGA
- a CDS encoding FadR/GntR family transcriptional regulator, with protein sequence MESRQILEGRQGRSLLRKEVSEGIKRYILDNKLRPGDPLPTESELSATLGASRSSVREAVKTLDALDIVEVRHGHGTYVGRLSLSALVEGLTFRGLLSRDDDFKVMSDLVDVRELFERGMAERIVASLDTEHVDTLYRIVDDMERSGSGDGTGFVEADRSFHALLVAPLGNELIGQLSLAFWDVYTIVVPHLGVITSKDEAETVANHRRIVDAARAGDVDAFARAIAEHYAPVRRRVEEARAAVPAAD encoded by the coding sequence GTGGAGAGCAGGCAAATCCTGGAAGGACGTCAGGGGCGTTCCCTGCTGAGGAAGGAGGTCAGCGAGGGAATCAAGCGTTACATCCTGGACAACAAGCTCCGTCCGGGAGACCCGCTGCCCACCGAGAGCGAGTTGAGCGCGACACTCGGGGCGAGCCGGTCGAGCGTGCGCGAGGCCGTCAAGACGCTGGACGCGCTCGATATCGTCGAGGTCAGGCACGGACACGGCACCTACGTCGGACGGCTGAGCCTGTCCGCACTGGTGGAGGGACTCACCTTCCGCGGCCTGCTCAGCCGCGACGACGATTTCAAGGTCATGTCGGACCTGGTGGACGTGCGCGAGCTCTTCGAACGCGGCATGGCCGAGCGGATCGTCGCCTCCCTGGACACCGAGCACGTGGACACGCTGTACCGGATCGTCGACGACATGGAACGGTCCGGCAGCGGCGACGGCACCGGCTTCGTCGAGGCCGACCGCTCCTTCCACGCCCTGCTGGTCGCCCCGCTGGGCAACGAACTCATCGGGCAGTTGTCGCTGGCGTTCTGGGACGTCTACACGATCGTGGTGCCCCACCTCGGGGTGATCACCAGCAAGGACGAGGCCGAGACCGTGGCCAATCACCGCAGGATCGTCGACGCCGCCCGCGCCGGTGACGTCGACGCCTTCGCGCGCGCCATCGCCGAGCACTACGCGCCGGTGCGGCGACGGGTCGAGGAGGCGCGGGCGGCGGTTCCGGCCGCCGACTGA
- a CDS encoding acetylxylan esterase — MPLTDLTLAECLAYRSEATAPAAFDTFWAGTLADSRPVEPVFTPVDSGLSQIRVYDVTFPGFDGAPVRGWLRLPAGPPRRLGCVVEFLGYGRGRGLAHENLLWPAAGFAHLVMDTRGQGWSSAPGCTPDEGPSGVGPVPGFLTRGVQSPETHYYRRLYTDAVRCVEAARSHPEIDPDRIVVAGVSQGGGITLAVSGLVPGLAGVMPDVPFLCDMRRGVERAAMPPYTEIAEYLQLNRDRAQSVFETLSYFDGVHFAARATAPAFFSIALMDPICPPSTCFGAYHAYAGPKQVEVYGFNGHEGGGEHHRALQLAWVRELIG; from the coding sequence ATGCCACTGACGGATCTCACACTTGCCGAGTGTCTCGCCTACCGCTCGGAAGCGACCGCTCCAGCGGCCTTCGACACCTTCTGGGCCGGCACACTCGCCGATTCCAGGCCCGTCGAGCCGGTCTTCACACCGGTGGACAGCGGCCTCAGCCAGATACGCGTCTACGACGTGACCTTCCCGGGCTTCGACGGCGCCCCGGTCCGCGGCTGGCTCCGCCTTCCCGCCGGGCCGCCGCGCCGACTGGGCTGCGTGGTCGAGTTCCTGGGGTACGGGCGCGGCCGGGGACTGGCCCACGAGAACCTGCTCTGGCCCGCGGCCGGATTCGCACACCTGGTGATGGACACCCGCGGTCAGGGCTGGTCGTCGGCCCCGGGCTGCACCCCCGACGAGGGCCCCTCGGGCGTCGGCCCGGTGCCGGGCTTCCTCACCCGGGGCGTGCAGTCACCCGAAACGCACTACTACCGGCGGCTGTACACGGACGCGGTCCGGTGCGTGGAGGCCGCCCGCAGCCACCCCGAGATCGACCCCGACCGTATCGTCGTCGCCGGGGTCAGCCAGGGCGGCGGCATCACTCTCGCGGTGTCCGGGCTGGTACCCGGGCTGGCCGGGGTGATGCCCGACGTCCCGTTCCTGTGCGACATGCGCCGCGGGGTGGAGCGTGCCGCGATGCCCCCGTACACCGAGATCGCCGAGTACCTCCAGCTCAACCGGGACCGCGCGCAGAGCGTCTTCGAGACGCTCTCGTACTTCGACGGGGTGCACTTCGCAGCGCGCGCCACCGCCCCCGCGTTCTTCTCCATCGCGCTGATGGACCCGATCTGCCCGCCGTCGACCTGCTTCGGCGCCTACCACGCGTACGCGGGTCCCAAGCAGGTCGAGGTCTACGGCTTCAACGGGCACGAGGGCGGCGGTGAACACCACCGGGCGCTGCAACTCGCCTGGGTGCGGGAGCTGATCGGCTGA
- a CDS encoding right-handed parallel beta-helix repeat-containing protein, whose product MNPASGGPSLTRRALAAVAAAGTVTALAPATPASAATAATGLPVLAVGADWASVLAATPQVQLVPGATYTLSATVELPDGCRIVGNGATVTVTGDTIGALKATGRSDITLTGITFLGRTADPLGSAASFGHVGLRLDRCTNTRVLDCDFTHWRGAGIAVTGSASDDYFAYRSKLRGNTFDRCYFGVSIADRCEYSVLSDNTFTYCRLAIWNSSGNWTINDNSVMGCYGAYYSFARTSPYGSLTSDNWNHGTLSGNTFNHSNGGAKALWSANAAFPVGGSALDPGSGIVVNGLLPPTFTGNTLWYTDIRATDLAGTGWLLSGCTLSNLTVTCTGTAPVRVVGTQCNGAADAPVFSGRVTDVLAALG is encoded by the coding sequence ATGAATCCGGCATCGGGCGGTCCGTCGCTCACTCGCAGGGCGCTGGCCGCCGTCGCGGCAGCAGGTACCGTGACCGCGCTGGCACCGGCCACCCCCGCGAGCGCCGCGACAGCGGCGACGGGCCTCCCGGTGCTGGCCGTGGGCGCCGACTGGGCGTCCGTACTGGCCGCGACCCCGCAGGTCCAGCTGGTACCCGGCGCCACCTACACCCTGTCCGCCACGGTCGAACTGCCCGACGGCTGCCGGATCGTGGGCAACGGGGCAACCGTCACCGTCACCGGGGACACGATCGGTGCGCTGAAGGCCACCGGCCGGAGCGACATCACACTCACCGGCATCACCTTCCTCGGCAGGACCGCCGACCCGCTGGGCTCGGCGGCCTCCTTCGGCCACGTCGGCCTCCGGCTGGACCGCTGCACCAACACCCGCGTCCTCGACTGCGACTTCACCCACTGGCGTGGAGCGGGGATCGCGGTCACCGGGTCGGCGAGCGACGACTACTTCGCCTACCGGTCCAAACTGCGGGGCAACACCTTCGACCGCTGCTACTTCGGCGTCTCGATCGCCGACCGCTGCGAGTACTCGGTCCTCAGCGACAACACCTTCACCTACTGCCGGCTCGCCATCTGGAACTCGTCGGGCAACTGGACGATCAACGACAACTCGGTGATGGGCTGTTACGGCGCCTACTACTCGTTCGCCCGCACCAGCCCGTACGGGTCCCTGACCTCGGACAACTGGAACCACGGAACCCTGAGCGGCAACACGTTCAACCACTCCAACGGCGGGGCGAAAGCCCTGTGGAGCGCCAACGCGGCCTTCCCGGTGGGCGGTTCGGCGCTGGATCCGGGCTCCGGCATCGTCGTGAACGGACTGCTGCCGCCGACCTTCACCGGCAACACGCTCTGGTACACCGACATCCGGGCCACCGACCTCGCGGGCACCGGCTGGCTGCTGTCCGGCTGCACCCTGTCGAACCTGACGGTCACCTGCACCGGAACCGCGCCGGTACGCGTGGTGGGGACCCAGTGCAACGGCGCCGCCGATGCGCCCGTGTTCAGCGGCCGGGTCACTGACGTACTGGCCGCTCTGGGCTGA
- a CDS encoding exo-alpha-sialidase, giving the protein MALTWRAATPMRRWAVGLLGLTAVAGTSLVTTAPASAATGSQSVVVSQDCTSSRIRVVLLNPTSAATTFTVTWPGAGTWTSAVAAGDRSDLYFTKPSGTDYSFHTTTPQGLDNTTSGTLNCSTSMAAQVSTECPRNTDGSLPATHRLKLTLVNRSDAAKTFTVAWPGRSGSPWTRTVAARSSDDSLYWTVANGAAYSLHTTATGFDRTESGTATCGLGVGTPGMNTQTLFEARTSTSAGTPISGMNRRNAAGTGYESYTGTAVSVRIPSMAVTNNGTIIAMTDARVDSAADLGGASNNIQVAMRRSTDGGASWTPASTVAHTDTTTEGYGDSSLLVDRSAGPNGKVYAFINYAPAPGVGYYGSKAGSNSATDKTAMHIRYISSTDNGATWSAPVDLNPQVKSVSWAGMFASSGHGIQLSSGRLVQPIVYNESGVDHAGNIYSDDHGVTWHAGASAGTGVNENKAIQRSTGQVVQNLRSNSGGNRWYATAADTAAGTDVAGAFGTAWNSGLIDPGCNSDELSYLKPTDVSASGYPTRTAVALQSNNASTGRSELTVRVSKDDGVTWPHQVLIKSGEAGYSTTAVLGNGSIGDLYEIGATGGIVFSSFTLDWAQQS; this is encoded by the coding sequence ATGGCATTGACGTGGAGAGCGGCAACACCCATGCGCCGCTGGGCTGTTGGTCTGCTGGGACTGACTGCGGTGGCCGGTACCTCGCTGGTGACGACGGCCCCCGCTTCCGCCGCGACCGGCAGTCAGTCGGTCGTGGTCAGCCAGGACTGCACGAGCAGCCGGATCCGGGTGGTCCTGCTCAACCCCACCTCGGCCGCGACGACCTTCACCGTCACCTGGCCGGGCGCCGGTACCTGGACCAGCGCGGTGGCTGCCGGTGACCGCAGCGACCTGTACTTCACGAAGCCCAGTGGTACGGACTACTCGTTCCACACCACCACCCCCCAGGGGCTGGACAACACCACCTCGGGCACGCTGAACTGCAGCACGTCCATGGCCGCACAGGTGAGCACCGAGTGCCCGCGCAACACGGACGGCTCGCTGCCCGCGACCCACCGGCTCAAGCTCACCCTGGTCAACAGGTCGGACGCGGCGAAGACGTTCACCGTCGCGTGGCCGGGACGCTCCGGTTCGCCCTGGACCCGTACCGTCGCGGCGCGCAGTTCGGACGACTCGCTCTACTGGACGGTGGCCAACGGCGCCGCCTACAGCCTCCACACGACGGCCACCGGCTTCGACCGCACCGAGAGCGGCACCGCGACCTGCGGCCTGGGCGTGGGTACCCCGGGGATGAACACACAGACCCTGTTCGAGGCCCGGACCAGCACCTCCGCCGGAACGCCGATCTCCGGGATGAACCGCCGGAACGCGGCCGGTACCGGGTACGAGAGCTACACCGGCACCGCGGTGTCGGTCCGTATCCCGTCGATGGCCGTCACCAACAACGGCACGATCATCGCCATGACCGACGCCCGGGTCGACTCCGCCGCCGACCTCGGCGGCGCCAGCAACAACATCCAGGTCGCGATGCGGCGCAGCACCGACGGCGGCGCCAGCTGGACCCCCGCGTCCACCGTCGCCCACACGGACACCACCACCGAGGGGTACGGGGACAGCAGCCTGCTGGTCGACCGCTCGGCCGGTCCCAACGGCAAGGTGTACGCCTTCATCAACTACGCACCCGCGCCCGGCGTCGGCTACTACGGATCCAAGGCGGGCTCCAACTCCGCGACCGACAAGACCGCGATGCACATCCGCTACATCAGCTCCACCGACAACGGCGCCACCTGGAGCGCCCCGGTCGACCTGAACCCGCAGGTCAAGAGCGTCTCGTGGGCAGGTATGTTCGCCTCGTCCGGACACGGCATCCAACTGTCGAGCGGCCGGCTGGTGCAGCCGATCGTCTACAACGAGTCGGGCGTCGACCACGCCGGCAACATCTACTCCGACGACCACGGCGTCACCTGGCACGCGGGTGCCTCGGCCGGGACCGGAGTGAACGAGAACAAGGCGATCCAGCGCAGCACCGGTCAGGTCGTACAGAACCTGCGCTCCAACAGCGGCGGCAACCGCTGGTACGCCACGGCCGCCGACACCGCCGCGGGTACCGACGTCGCGGGCGCCTTCGGCACGGCCTGGAACTCCGGTCTGATCGACCCGGGCTGCAACTCCGACGAGCTCTCCTACCTCAAGCCCACCGACGTCTCAGCGAGCGGTTACCCCACCAGGACCGCTGTCGCCCTGCAGAGCAACAACGCGTCCACCGGCCGCAGCGAGCTGACCGTACGGGTGAGCAAGGACGACGGGGTGACCTGGCCGCACCAGGTGCTGATCAAGTCCGGCGAGGCCGGCTACTCGACCACGGCGGTACTCGGCAACGGGTCGATCGGTGACCTGTACGAGATCGGCGCCACCGGCGGCATCGTGTTCAGCAGCTTCACACTCGACTGGGCCCAGCAGTCCTGA
- a CDS encoding LLM class F420-dependent oxidoreductase yields the protein MTSDAHARFGSIGIWSSALHPTDPGRRGEVDDAVAELDELGYGTIWIGGSPSVDQAAQVVGATRRITVATGILSIWQHRAADVADRFERIEKSHPGRFVLGLGVSHDALAPQYARPYSAMVSYLDALDAAAHPVPAERRVLAALGPKMLKLSAGRAAGAHPYLVTAEHTAQARAALGPDALLAPELKVVLDPDLDRARTVARGTLAMYLQLPNYTDNLVRLGFDASDFTDGGSNRLLDALFALGGPETVRARVDEYRSAGADHVALQVLEGDRATDLPRDGWRTLASVFSLG from the coding sequence ATGACCTCTGACGCGCACGCCCGTTTCGGCAGTATCGGTATCTGGAGTTCGGCCCTGCACCCCACGGATCCCGGCCGCCGCGGCGAAGTGGACGACGCCGTGGCCGAGTTGGACGAGCTCGGTTACGGCACGATCTGGATCGGTGGCAGCCCGTCCGTCGACCAGGCGGCTCAGGTCGTCGGAGCGACCCGGCGGATCACGGTGGCGACCGGGATCCTGAGCATCTGGCAGCACCGGGCGGCCGACGTCGCTGACCGGTTCGAGCGGATCGAGAAGAGCCACCCGGGCCGGTTCGTCCTGGGGCTGGGGGTCAGTCACGACGCGCTCGCCCCGCAGTACGCGCGGCCGTATTCCGCGATGGTCTCCTACCTCGACGCGCTGGACGCCGCGGCCCACCCGGTCCCTGCGGAGCGCCGGGTACTGGCGGCGCTCGGCCCGAAGATGCTGAAGCTGTCCGCCGGGCGGGCCGCCGGCGCGCACCCCTATCTGGTCACCGCGGAGCACACGGCGCAGGCCCGCGCGGCGCTCGGCCCGGACGCGCTCCTCGCGCCGGAGCTCAAGGTCGTACTCGACCCGGACCTGGACCGGGCGCGAACCGTCGCCAGGGGCACGCTCGCCATGTATCTGCAACTGCCCAACTACACCGACAACCTGGTCCGGCTCGGCTTCGACGCGAGCGACTTCACCGACGGCGGCAGCAACCGGCTCCTGGACGCGCTGTTCGCGCTGGGCGGTCCGGAAACCGTGCGGGCCCGGGTGGACGAGTACCGGTCTGCGGGCGCGGACCATGTCGCCCTCCAGGTGCTGGAGGGCGACCGCGCTACGGACCTGCCGCGCGACGGGTGGCGCACGCTGGCATCGGTCTTCTCACTCGGCTGA